A part of Terriglobus roseus genomic DNA contains:
- a CDS encoding 5'-3' exonuclease, producing the protein MEVHLIDGTYELFRHFYAWPSMRDANGNEIGAVKGVLASILAMVKEGATHIGVATDHVIESFRNDLWPGYKTGAGIDPDLWSQFPLLEEALQAMGIVTWAMENEEADDALASAAHIAAQDARVTRVLICTPDKDLSQCVQGTRVVQMDRRKREIRDEAGVIAKFGVPPASIPDYLALVGDTADGYPGLRGWGAKGTAAVLAKFSHLEAIPQEAADWQLAIANPRGMNETLRTNWDNAILFRTLARLKTDLPLFTNVDQLHWTGPTAAFEAIGTRLDKAKVTKSPKQR; encoded by the coding sequence ATGGAAGTCCATCTCATTGACGGCACGTACGAACTCTTTCGCCACTTCTACGCATGGCCCTCTATGCGCGATGCCAACGGCAACGAAATCGGCGCAGTGAAGGGTGTACTCGCATCCATCCTCGCCATGGTGAAAGAAGGAGCCACCCACATCGGCGTGGCCACCGATCACGTCATCGAATCCTTCCGCAACGACCTATGGCCTGGCTACAAAACCGGCGCAGGCATCGACCCCGATCTATGGAGTCAGTTCCCGCTACTCGAAGAAGCTCTGCAGGCAATGGGCATCGTCACCTGGGCTATGGAGAACGAAGAAGCAGACGACGCACTCGCCTCCGCAGCACACATCGCCGCACAGGACGCGCGTGTCACACGCGTTCTCATCTGCACGCCGGACAAAGATCTTTCGCAATGCGTGCAGGGCACCCGCGTGGTGCAGATGGATCGTCGCAAACGCGAAATCCGTGACGAAGCAGGAGTCATCGCAAAGTTCGGCGTTCCACCAGCCTCAATCCCCGACTATCTCGCCCTCGTAGGCGACACAGCAGACGGCTATCCCGGCCTCCGCGGTTGGGGGGCCAAAGGCACAGCCGCTGTCCTCGCAAAATTCAGCCATCTCGAAGCCATCCCGCAAGAAGCAGCAGATTGGCAACTAGCCATTGCCAACCCAAGAGGCATGAACGAAACCCTGCGCACCAACTGGGACAACGCCATCCTCTTCCGCACCCTGGCCCGACTCAAAACCGACCTGCCCCTCTTCACCAACGTCGACCAGCTCCACTGGACCGGCCCCACCGCAGCCTTCGAAGCCATAGGCACCCGCTTAGACAAAGCCAAGGTCACCAAGTCGCCAAAGCAACGGTAG
- a CDS encoding M23 family metallopeptidase → MCLCTLLRRIIVSVALTLSFALTAAHAAERPTPLILSVQDAPVVFAGSDGNTHLVYELWMLNFSSGDIAVQSVDILGDGKVIQTMDAKAVATRLQPVGLRDSTGTLAKSSQALLFVHITLPSGAAVPRRLTHRVTTFIAAAPPAFQHLVMAGGETVPSRQTVAVIHPPLAGGNYVSADSCCDSSRHMRAALGVNNHVWLAQRFAVDWEQLDSQGRIYSGPRETLKSYTIFGKPALAVADATVVSVVDDLPEQTPGKYPEGISLDKADGNSVILRLDDPRLGGHVFAMYAHMQPRSIRVHEGEKVHPGEVLGLVGNTGNSVAPHLHFQLMAEPSSLASNGLPYAIDSFAVTGQIPSTEAFDEAEAKGTAISHRVLPNPRRVEKDLPLDQLIIVFPDLPKSGNR, encoded by the coding sequence ATGTGTCTCTGCACATTGCTTCGCCGGATCATTGTGAGTGTTGCACTCACTCTTTCGTTCGCACTGACTGCGGCTCATGCAGCTGAGAGGCCCACACCTCTCATTCTGTCTGTGCAGGATGCTCCGGTGGTCTTTGCTGGATCGGATGGCAACACGCACCTTGTGTACGAGCTATGGATGTTGAACTTCTCCAGCGGTGACATTGCTGTGCAGAGTGTCGATATTCTCGGCGACGGCAAGGTCATTCAGACGATGGACGCCAAGGCGGTTGCTACGCGTTTGCAGCCTGTGGGGCTGCGCGACTCAACGGGTACGTTGGCGAAAAGCTCGCAGGCGCTTCTGTTTGTTCACATCACGCTGCCCAGCGGGGCTGCTGTTCCGCGTCGTCTTACGCATCGCGTTACGACGTTCATTGCTGCGGCACCACCTGCGTTTCAACACCTTGTGATGGCCGGAGGTGAAACTGTGCCGTCTCGGCAAACGGTGGCGGTGATTCATCCTCCGCTGGCTGGTGGCAATTATGTTTCGGCTGATTCGTGTTGCGACTCGAGCCGTCACATGCGCGCTGCGCTGGGAGTGAACAATCATGTGTGGTTGGCGCAGCGCTTCGCCGTTGATTGGGAGCAGTTGGATTCGCAGGGCAGGATCTACTCCGGGCCGCGTGAGACTCTCAAGAGCTATACGATCTTCGGTAAGCCCGCGCTTGCCGTTGCCGATGCTACGGTTGTTTCTGTTGTGGATGATCTGCCGGAACAGACTCCTGGCAAGTATCCCGAGGGAATCTCGCTGGATAAGGCGGATGGGAACTCGGTGATTCTGCGGCTTGATGATCCGCGGCTTGGTGGGCATGTCTTCGCGATGTACGCGCATATGCAGCCTCGTAGTATTCGCGTCCACGAAGGCGAGAAGGTTCATCCTGGCGAGGTTCTTGGGCTCGTTGGCAATACGGGTAACTCGGTCGCGCCTCATCTTCATTTCCAGCTGATGGCCGAGCCGTCGTCGCTGGCTTCAAACGGACTGCCTTATGCGATCGACTCGTTTGCTGTTACCGGACAGATACCGAGCACGGAGGCTTTTGACGAAGCCGAGGCGAAGGGGACTGCGATTTCTCACCGCGTGCTGCCCAACCCTCGACGAGTCGAAAAGGATCTTCCTCTGGACCAGCTCATTATTGTGTTTCCCGATTTGCCGAAGAGCGGGAACCGCTGA
- a CDS encoding ABC transporter permease: MRWQRFFRRKQADLELQQEIELYLEEEIDANIARGMDKDEARRRAHLKFGSVNRVREEVWRASSFLWIEHMWRDLRYVLRKLISAPSSALTVMLSLGIGIAANALVFSGVDKIALQGPPVGDPAKLMSVYPTDQHGQRAQLVYADVFESLQGQLKSFSDVAAFTSHIQVALTGRGEPRRAWGQSVTQNYFDVTQVPMTLGRGFGRRDVYSPVIVLSYDLWRVYFNADDGVIGKTVFLSGKPFTVIGVAKPKFRGTLQMQVADFWIPLSQQASLGFLQETDSELVNVIARFAPGADRATAQAELNAVSQRLAIAFPTEMQERQLRCEQAGSLPAEAWVHIAAFVAAVMGIALLVLAIAVSNVTNLQLSRAMARHREMAIRIALGGTRWQLIQPMLLESLVLSFGGGAVGVGASVLAMRALTYFHMPVDLPIDLTLNISTVVLWYAFGLSVVAGMLCGLGPALAATRPSVPNALKGESSLEKPGRRWAMRDVLVMVQIAATMVLLCTTSLYLHSLLKLTNGDTGLRMDGVRVLSIDPVHNGYKAEQVPLVLKRVLDGVMAMPQVASAAWTDSTPLSIGMKSKKFHHVGRPGDLGLDPEADVYDVGPGYFATMGIQQLEGRNFNGAGPNAAKQMIVNEAFAHQMFKDRRAVGQYLTPTLQKDASPQTPVSYEIIGVVKNSKSTMMNFEDNPPIVYEALEQNMGTAAPLLGYSLMVHYQGNGAQMANALQAEVHSVDPSLAIFHQKEMAEQVMDSLIIPRAESTIFGVFGLAGLLLATVGLYGVMSYSVERRTKEMGIRLALGATMGQIQSLIVRYGIARTVIALAIGFPLALAASKVAASLQSGITAYDAISFTLTPLFLMLVALVACWIPARRASATDPQSTLRHE; encoded by the coding sequence ATGAGATGGCAAAGATTCTTTCGGCGTAAGCAGGCTGATCTGGAATTGCAACAAGAGATCGAACTGTATCTGGAAGAAGAGATCGACGCGAACATTGCCCGTGGCATGGACAAGGACGAAGCACGGCGGCGTGCACACCTGAAATTCGGAAGCGTCAATCGCGTACGCGAAGAAGTTTGGCGGGCAAGTAGTTTCCTTTGGATTGAGCACATGTGGAGAGACCTGCGCTATGTGCTGAGAAAGCTCATCAGTGCGCCTTCCTCCGCACTGACGGTGATGCTCTCGCTTGGAATTGGAATCGCCGCGAATGCGCTTGTCTTCTCAGGCGTGGACAAAATTGCGCTGCAAGGTCCTCCGGTTGGAGATCCTGCAAAGCTCATGAGTGTTTATCCAACCGATCAACATGGGCAACGTGCACAGCTCGTTTACGCGGACGTATTCGAGAGCCTGCAGGGACAACTTAAATCGTTTTCGGATGTGGCTGCCTTCACGTCACACATTCAGGTGGCCCTTACTGGCAGAGGCGAACCAAGGCGGGCGTGGGGCCAGAGCGTGACACAGAACTACTTCGATGTCACTCAAGTCCCGATGACGCTCGGTCGGGGATTTGGACGCCGCGATGTGTACTCTCCCGTGATCGTGTTGAGCTACGACCTGTGGAGGGTTTACTTCAATGCAGACGATGGAGTGATCGGCAAGACGGTGTTTCTGTCTGGAAAGCCGTTCACTGTGATTGGCGTAGCGAAGCCTAAATTTCGTGGAACCCTGCAAATGCAGGTTGCGGACTTCTGGATCCCGCTGAGCCAGCAAGCGAGCCTGGGATTTCTTCAAGAAACGGATAGCGAGCTTGTCAATGTCATTGCCCGATTCGCTCCGGGAGCGGACCGAGCAACGGCCCAGGCGGAATTGAATGCTGTGTCGCAGCGCCTTGCGATTGCGTTTCCGACGGAGATGCAGGAACGACAACTTCGATGTGAGCAAGCAGGGAGCCTACCTGCTGAGGCGTGGGTGCACATCGCTGCCTTCGTGGCGGCAGTCATGGGGATAGCACTGCTTGTATTAGCAATTGCAGTTTCCAATGTTACGAATCTGCAGTTGTCTCGAGCGATGGCGAGACATAGGGAGATGGCCATACGCATTGCCTTGGGTGGGACGCGGTGGCAACTGATACAGCCAATGCTGCTGGAGAGCCTGGTCTTGTCCTTTGGCGGTGGTGCGGTCGGCGTTGGTGCAAGTGTGTTGGCGATGCGCGCGCTTACGTACTTTCACATGCCGGTTGATCTACCGATTGATCTCACCCTGAACATATCCACGGTGGTGCTTTGGTACGCCTTTGGATTAAGCGTGGTGGCTGGGATGCTATGCGGATTGGGCCCGGCACTTGCGGCTACACGACCATCGGTTCCAAACGCATTGAAAGGTGAAAGCAGTTTGGAGAAGCCGGGACGCCGCTGGGCCATGCGCGATGTGCTTGTGATGGTGCAGATCGCTGCAACCATGGTTCTGCTGTGTACGACATCGCTTTATCTCCATAGCCTGCTCAAGCTGACCAATGGCGATACTGGACTTCGTATGGATGGGGTGCGGGTGCTTTCCATCGATCCAGTCCACAACGGATACAAAGCGGAGCAGGTGCCGCTGGTTTTGAAACGTGTGTTGGACGGTGTGATGGCGATGCCTCAAGTTGCATCGGCTGCATGGACTGACTCCACGCCTCTTTCGATCGGCATGAAGTCGAAGAAGTTTCATCACGTGGGCCGACCTGGAGACCTTGGGCTTGACCCTGAAGCAGATGTTTACGATGTTGGGCCGGGATACTTTGCCACGATGGGCATCCAGCAGTTAGAAGGCAGGAACTTCAACGGTGCAGGGCCGAATGCTGCGAAACAGATGATCGTGAATGAAGCATTCGCACACCAGATGTTCAAGGATCGCCGTGCGGTGGGTCAGTATTTGACGCCGACGCTACAGAAGGATGCGAGCCCACAAACGCCCGTCAGCTACGAGATCATCGGTGTCGTGAAAAACAGCAAGTCGACGATGATGAATTTCGAAGACAACCCACCCATTGTGTATGAAGCGTTGGAGCAGAATATGGGCACTGCGGCGCCACTGCTTGGCTATTCTCTGATGGTTCACTACCAGGGAAACGGCGCGCAGATGGCGAATGCGCTCCAGGCTGAGGTGCACTCCGTCGACCCATCGCTTGCCATCTTCCATCAGAAAGAGATGGCGGAACAGGTGATGGATTCATTGATCATTCCACGAGCGGAGTCGACCATCTTCGGAGTGTTTGGCTTGGCTGGTCTGTTGCTGGCTACTGTGGGACTCTACGGTGTGATGAGCTATTCCGTTGAGCGTCGGACGAAGGAAATGGGGATTCGTCTCGCGCTCGGTGCGACTATGGGCCAGATACAGAGCTTGATCGTTCGTTATGGGATAGCGCGTACGGTCATCGCGTTGGCGATCGGCTTTCCGTTGGCCCTCGCAGCTTCGAAGGTCGCTGCAAGCCTGCAGAGTGGAATAACAGCCTATGACGCCATCTCTTTCACATTGACGCCACTGTTTCTTATGTTGGTGGCGTTAGTCGCTTGTTGGATTCCGGCTCGGCGAGCGTCCGCGACAGACCCACAAAGCACGCTGCGTCATGAGTGA
- a CDS encoding DUF1254 domain-containing protein, with protein sequence MARNKFRLIFIALPVALAVLGCEQPKPVAAPSEPAAQTAAAKPEPPKCSDCVTVTPQTFPRAETDLYFGNFVKDGALGKFINNRTPTPIDKQKVVRMNRDTLYSSAVLDLDAGPVTITLPDPGKRFLSMQIVNEDEYTPMVVYSKGAYTLTKEKIGTRYAAVLLRILADPNSTQDLDEVHKLQDAVTITQKAPGTFEAPKWDQASQDKIREALVALGSTITDFKNAFGTKQQVDPVNYLIGSAAGWGGNPDKDATYAQMKVPNNDGKQVYKLTVKDVPVDGFWSISVYNAKGYFEQNSLNAYSINNITAQKNADNSVTVQFGGCENKAPNCVPITPGWNATIRMYRPRTEITSGKWKFPEVQPAT encoded by the coding sequence ATGGCCCGAAACAAATTCCGCCTGATCTTCATTGCTCTACCGGTCGCACTCGCAGTTCTTGGCTGCGAACAGCCTAAGCCGGTAGCTGCACCATCAGAACCAGCCGCGCAGACTGCAGCCGCAAAACCCGAGCCACCCAAATGCAGCGACTGCGTAACGGTTACGCCGCAAACCTTTCCGCGAGCTGAAACCGATCTCTACTTCGGCAACTTCGTCAAAGACGGCGCACTCGGCAAGTTCATCAATAACCGCACACCCACACCCATCGACAAGCAGAAAGTGGTTCGCATGAATCGCGACACACTTTACTCCTCCGCGGTCCTCGATCTCGACGCCGGTCCCGTCACCATCACGCTCCCAGACCCAGGCAAGCGTTTTCTCTCTATGCAGATCGTTAACGAAGACGAGTACACCCCCATGGTTGTGTACAGCAAAGGTGCGTACACGCTAACGAAAGAAAAGATTGGTACCCGTTATGCTGCGGTTCTCCTGCGAATTCTCGCCGACCCGAACAGCACGCAGGATCTCGACGAAGTCCACAAGCTTCAGGACGCTGTCACCATCACTCAAAAAGCGCCCGGCACCTTCGAAGCGCCCAAGTGGGATCAGGCCAGTCAAGACAAAATCCGTGAAGCTCTCGTAGCACTCGGCTCCACGATTACTGATTTCAAAAACGCATTCGGCACCAAACAACAGGTTGATCCGGTGAACTATCTCATTGGGTCGGCTGCGGGCTGGGGTGGCAACCCTGACAAGGATGCCACGTATGCGCAGATGAAGGTGCCAAACAACGATGGTAAGCAGGTCTACAAACTCACCGTGAAAGACGTGCCTGTGGATGGCTTCTGGTCCATCAGCGTCTACAACGCTAAGGGCTACTTCGAGCAGAACTCGCTGAATGCTTATTCCATAAACAACATCACTGCACAGAAAAACGCAGATAACTCTGTCACCGTGCAGTTTGGAGGCTGCGAGAACAAAGCGCCCAACTGCGTTCCCATTACTCCCGGCTGGAATGCCACCATCCGCATGTACCGTCCGCGTACGGAGATCACCTCAGGTAAATGGAAATTTCCCGAAGTCCAGCCTGCGACATGA
- a CDS encoding DUF1214 domain-containing protein, which translates to MSRMLTKIALPIAAALIVFSLIACEQQKNQEPAMSTQSANGDVNTAILHARAVQTVIWSMPAVNYDLMLQEMLTKTPGKVGQVIYWGRPLDWHNQTLTPNPDALYFMAFFNTKNGPVVLDLPPGNDKGSFNGNIVTVWQMPLEDAGLLGYDKGSGGKYLVIPPGYKEKIPAGYIPLQSDTLGGYILLRSNFKSHSDADVQASIDYGKRMNVYALLDAAHPPETVFTDVKDTDFDSTIKYDASFFDHVNNIVQSEQWLDRDRVMISLLASLGIEKGKPYQPTDQLKSTLNSAAQDAHNFLYAKYDQGFPPFFSATSHWMYPTYPALVKAAQDSYVDPDTYPVDERAVAYSYAFIGLKRLGAGQMYLISIKDKDGNAFDGSKTYKLTVPPNAPVKQYWSLTAYDRELHTLIKGVNRASRSSQIPELQKNADGSIDLYVGPKAPDGKDSNWIPTDPNRKFELMFRAYGPTQALFEKAWVLPDAEKM; encoded by the coding sequence ATGAGCCGGATGCTTACCAAAATTGCTCTCCCCATAGCAGCGGCGTTGATCGTGTTTTCGCTTATCGCATGCGAACAACAAAAGAATCAGGAGCCGGCGATGTCAACGCAGAGTGCGAACGGTGACGTGAACACCGCCATACTTCATGCGCGCGCGGTGCAGACTGTGATTTGGAGTATGCCTGCTGTGAACTATGACCTGATGCTTCAGGAGATGCTTACAAAAACTCCTGGCAAAGTGGGGCAGGTTATTTATTGGGGTCGACCACTTGACTGGCACAATCAGACGCTGACGCCGAACCCTGATGCGCTGTACTTTATGGCGTTCTTCAACACCAAGAACGGCCCTGTTGTTCTTGATCTCCCGCCGGGTAACGACAAGGGATCATTCAACGGCAACATTGTCACCGTATGGCAGATGCCTTTGGAAGACGCTGGCTTACTGGGCTATGACAAGGGCAGCGGCGGTAAGTACCTCGTGATTCCTCCCGGCTACAAAGAGAAGATTCCGGCGGGGTACATCCCTCTGCAGTCCGACACACTCGGTGGCTACATACTTCTGCGCTCAAATTTCAAGAGCCACTCCGACGCTGATGTTCAGGCGTCAATCGACTATGGCAAGCGTATGAACGTTTATGCGCTTCTAGATGCCGCGCACCCGCCCGAGACAGTGTTCACAGACGTCAAGGACACCGACTTCGACTCGACCATCAAGTACGACGCGAGCTTCTTCGATCACGTGAACAACATCGTTCAGTCGGAACAGTGGCTTGATCGCGACCGCGTGATGATCAGTCTTCTTGCCTCGCTCGGCATTGAGAAGGGTAAGCCTTATCAGCCAACGGATCAGTTGAAATCAACTCTCAACTCTGCCGCGCAGGACGCACACAACTTCCTTTACGCGAAATACGATCAGGGCTTCCCGCCCTTCTTCTCTGCAACCAGCCATTGGATGTATCCGACTTATCCCGCGCTCGTGAAAGCGGCGCAGGACTCTTACGTTGATCCTGATACTTACCCGGTTGACGAGCGCGCTGTTGCTTACAGTTACGCCTTCATCGGCCTTAAACGCCTGGGCGCCGGACAGATGTATCTGATTTCCATCAAGGACAAAGACGGCAATGCTTTCGATGGATCGAAGACCTATAAGCTGACCGTTCCACCGAATGCGCCGGTCAAGCAGTACTGGTCGCTGACTGCGTATGACCGCGAGTTGCACACGCTGATCAAGGGAGTGAATCGCGCCAGCCGCTCTTCTCAGATACCCGAGCTGCAGAAGAATGCTGATGGTTCGATTGATCTATATGTCGGCCCGAAGGCACCTGACGGTAAAGATTCCAACTGGATTCCTACAGATCCGAACCGGAAGTTTGAACTGATGTTCCGCGCGTATGGTCCTACGCAGGCTTTGTTCGAAAAAGCCTGGGTTTTGCCTGATGCGGAAAAAATGTAG
- a CDS encoding DUF1254 domain-containing protein codes for MQRSALYLTAAVALMALTFTGCEQQKTETTAVQNGNAPYTFERGFATQDAATKAYDDNDLNRAVEAYKFFYPTVSGHAIFVGNSKIGIVPNKVFGTLDSQPKHVGFTLNSDTPYAPLLIDLSIGPMVVELPPGPLICIAMDVNQLWIADLGLPGPAQGKGDKVVFLPPGYKEAPPAGYRVANSPSNLMLVGIRSLPVGGDVPAAVARIKTVKVHPLKPTPGWPELQWLDLTPMPQDTTPLAWEGNIQYWQQLYEVINGEVPNQRFHFWYGQLAALGIEKGKPFQPDARMTAILEKAAKIANGQMRVESFNDRRPDRVVWPDRKWEWAALRYEDGDFNTATYNDLVARDKWFYQAIGASPAMFKRDPTAGSLYWLGERDSDGNTLDGGKSYKLVVPQPVPGKLFWSVTVYDTDTRSQVATDQGKAALRSMFELKNVSKTQPTELYFGPTAPAGHENEWIKTIPGKGWFTYFRIYGPEQAAFDGSWKPADFVEVK; via the coding sequence ATGCAACGATCGGCGCTTTACTTAACGGCGGCAGTGGCTTTGATGGCGCTGACTTTTACAGGATGCGAACAGCAGAAGACGGAGACCACGGCAGTGCAAAACGGAAATGCTCCTTACACGTTTGAGCGCGGGTTTGCTACGCAGGATGCGGCGACGAAGGCTTATGACGATAACGATCTGAATCGTGCGGTGGAGGCTTACAAGTTTTTCTATCCCACGGTGTCGGGGCACGCGATCTTTGTTGGCAACTCAAAGATTGGCATTGTGCCGAATAAGGTATTTGGCACGTTGGATTCACAACCAAAGCATGTTGGATTCACCCTCAACTCCGATACACCGTATGCGCCCCTGTTGATCGATCTTTCGATTGGTCCGATGGTTGTGGAACTGCCGCCGGGGCCGCTGATCTGCATTGCCATGGATGTGAATCAACTTTGGATTGCGGATCTTGGATTGCCGGGACCGGCGCAAGGCAAAGGTGACAAGGTGGTGTTTCTGCCGCCGGGTTATAAGGAGGCTCCGCCCGCGGGGTATCGTGTGGCGAATTCTCCGTCGAACCTGATGCTGGTGGGTATTCGTTCGTTGCCGGTGGGTGGGGATGTTCCTGCCGCGGTTGCTCGGATCAAGACGGTGAAGGTGCATCCGTTGAAGCCGACGCCGGGGTGGCCTGAATTGCAGTGGCTTGACCTGACGCCGATGCCGCAGGACACCACGCCGCTGGCGTGGGAAGGCAACATTCAGTACTGGCAGCAGTTGTATGAGGTGATCAACGGGGAAGTGCCGAATCAGCGCTTTCATTTCTGGTATGGCCAATTGGCTGCGCTGGGGATTGAGAAGGGTAAGCCGTTCCAACCGGATGCGCGCATGACGGCCATTCTGGAGAAGGCGGCGAAGATTGCGAATGGGCAGATGCGGGTGGAGTCGTTCAATGACCGCAGGCCCGATCGTGTGGTGTGGCCGGATCGCAAGTGGGAGTGGGCGGCGCTGCGTTATGAAGATGGCGATTTCAATACAGCGACTTACAACGACCTGGTAGCGCGGGATAAGTGGTTCTATCAGGCGATTGGTGCGTCGCCAGCGATGTTCAAGCGTGATCCCACGGCGGGTTCGTTGTATTGGTTGGGCGAACGGGACAGCGACGGCAACACGCTGGATGGTGGCAAGAGCTACAAGCTGGTGGTGCCGCAACCGGTGCCGGGGAAGTTGTTCTGGTCGGTGACGGTGTATGACACGGACACGCGTAGCCAGGTGGCGACGGATCAGGGGAAGGCAGCGCTGCGGTCGATGTTTGAGTTGAAGAACGTTTCCAAGACGCAGCCGACGGAACTTTACTTTGGGCCGACGGCGCCGGCGGGTCATGAGAACGAGTGGATCAAGACGATTCCGGGTAAGGGATGGTTCACTTACTTCCGCATTTATGGGCCGGAGCAGGCTGCGTTTGATGGCAGTTGGAAGCCTGCGGATTTTGTGGAAGTGAAGTAA
- a CDS encoding bifunctional folylpolyglutamate synthase/dihydrofolate synthase, with protein sequence MQYEEAVSKLYTLSGELAPAAPGTPRRKFELDHMRTLVAALGNPQNSFPSVLIAGTNGKGSTAATLASILSVSGYRTGLYTSPHLLRPNERIQISGVTPGQNSLAEIADQAFADSFEKVETAAARLVNEGKLPHAPSFFEVITAIAFVAFAEAKIDIAVLEVGLGGRLDATNIVEPLLSVITDIALDHTEWLGNTLTEIAREKAGILRPKGLLVTLPQHPEANAAIGEVAMALDVTGVNAAAYLPDRITNDEPYPLVLQGQAITVASPLPGDHQRRNTALAIAVAEQLLTQQSFTKITPQSIESGIRSTNWPGRLESTTIPGTQITLLMDVAHNPAGAWTLRSHLSRQIDGDHLPAPRTLVFSALKDKSIREMAQILFPLFDGPEDRILLAPIQSPRAASAEALAEVAADLDTAAEVCTSVADAMDKAADRTGSIVVSGSVYLVAEAKTWLKEQHG encoded by the coding sequence ATGCAGTACGAGGAAGCAGTCAGTAAGCTGTACACCCTGAGCGGAGAGCTGGCACCAGCGGCTCCGGGAACGCCGCGCCGCAAGTTTGAACTGGACCACATGCGGACACTGGTCGCCGCACTCGGCAATCCCCAGAACAGTTTCCCGTCTGTACTGATCGCAGGTACCAACGGCAAAGGCTCCACAGCCGCAACGCTCGCCAGTATCCTCAGCGTCTCCGGCTACCGCACCGGCCTCTACACCTCGCCGCACCTGCTGCGACCCAACGAACGCATCCAGATCAGCGGCGTAACACCCGGCCAGAACTCCCTGGCCGAGATCGCCGACCAGGCTTTCGCCGATAGTTTTGAAAAGGTAGAAACAGCAGCGGCCCGGCTCGTAAACGAAGGCAAACTGCCGCACGCACCCAGCTTCTTTGAGGTCATCACAGCCATCGCCTTCGTCGCCTTCGCCGAAGCGAAGATAGACATCGCCGTTCTCGAAGTAGGACTCGGCGGCCGCCTCGACGCCACCAACATAGTCGAACCACTACTCTCCGTCATCACGGACATAGCACTCGACCACACAGAATGGCTCGGCAACACGCTGACGGAGATCGCCCGCGAGAAGGCCGGCATCCTCCGTCCAAAGGGACTGCTGGTAACTCTGCCGCAGCACCCTGAAGCCAACGCCGCCATCGGCGAAGTAGCCATGGCATTGGACGTGACCGGGGTGAACGCTGCCGCCTACTTGCCAGACCGCATCACCAACGATGAACCCTACCCCCTGGTCCTACAGGGACAGGCCATCACGGTAGCCAGCCCTCTACCGGGGGACCACCAGCGTCGCAACACCGCGCTAGCCATCGCTGTAGCAGAGCAACTTCTTACACAGCAATCATTTACAAAGATCACACCACAGTCCATTGAGTCCGGCATAAGAAGCACAAACTGGCCGGGAAGGCTGGAATCCACCACCATTCCGGGCACACAGATCACCCTGCTCATGGACGTAGCCCACAACCCCGCCGGGGCCTGGACACTACGCAGCCATCTCTCCCGCCAGATTGACGGCGACCACCTACCCGCCCCGCGCACACTAGTCTTCTCCGCTCTGAAAGACAAGTCCATCCGCGAAATGGCCCAAATTCTGTTTCCACTCTTCGACGGCCCGGAAGACCGCATCCTGCTGGCCCCTATCCAAAGCCCAAGAGCCGCCAGCGCTGAAGCCTTGGCCGAAGTAGCAGCAGACCTGGACACCGCAGCAGAAGTCTGCACATCTGTAGCCGACGCCATGGACAAAGCCGCAGATCGCACCGGAAGCATCGTCGTATCAGGTTCGGTATATCTGGTAGCTGAAGCCAAGACCTGGCTCAAGGAGCAACACGGATGA
- a CDS encoding lysophospholipid acyltransferase family protein produces the protein MKRLLPWASYLIFIPLMLFVTVACGSLSLLVSLWDKSGRQQHAIAQLWAKLMLGIALSPMKVVNPQNLHLGRAAVFASNHLSYMDTPALFGSLPFQFRILANHYLFKIPFIGWHLTRSGQVPIDQSSMRSMVAGLMRGVATLKSGMPLLIFPDGGRSSDGHIHQFLQGAAFMAIKAQVPLVPLALVGTYELLPMHTYHLAPRPLMLVACDPIETTGMTTKDAEALTNRLMDAIAVEYYRHSKLVQPESVPENQAKIPSSQL, from the coding sequence ATGAAACGGTTGTTGCCCTGGGCGTCCTACCTGATCTTCATCCCCCTGATGCTGTTCGTGACAGTCGCCTGCGGTTCACTCTCGCTGCTGGTCTCGCTGTGGGATAAGTCCGGTCGTCAACAACACGCCATTGCCCAACTCTGGGCAAAGCTAATGTTGGGCATAGCGCTGTCGCCCATGAAGGTGGTCAACCCGCAAAACCTGCATCTTGGCCGCGCCGCCGTCTTCGCTAGCAATCACCTCAGCTATATGGATACCCCGGCCCTATTCGGGTCGCTCCCATTCCAATTCCGTATCCTGGCGAATCACTACCTCTTCAAAATTCCGTTCATTGGCTGGCACCTCACCCGTTCCGGCCAGGTTCCCATCGACCAGTCCAGCATGCGCTCGATGGTGGCCGGACTTATGCGCGGCGTGGCAACGTTGAAATCCGGAATGCCGCTGCTCATCTTCCCTGATGGCGGGCGCTCCTCCGACGGCCATATCCATCAGTTCCTCCAAGGCGCAGCCTTTATGGCCATCAAGGCCCAGGTGCCGTTAGTGCCGCTGGCACTCGTAGGAACTTACGAACTGCTCCCGATGCACACCTACCACCTGGCCCCCCGACCACTGATGCTGGTAGCCTGCGATCCCATCGAGACCACTGGCATGACCACCAAAGACGCCGAGGCACTCACAAATCGTCTTATGGACGCAATCGCGGTGGAATATTATCGGCATTCGAAGCTCGTTCAGCCCGAATCTGTCCCGGAAAACCAGGCGAAAATCCCCAGCAGCCAGCTCTAG